TGGTGATAACCCGCCTTTGGGAGCTAAAGGGACTAAGTCGGCAGAGAAAGACAGCCGGTCTTTTTCCGTGAAAGCACCAACAGTAAGAACATTCCAAGCCTGAGCAGGGTCATGAACATTACTCAAGTAGTTAGCATTAGGGTAATCTACATTGGCATCTAGCTGGGCATTACCAGCACACACTGTGAACAAGCGCGGTGTTAAGCCCTCTCCAGAAAAATCTACTGCCAGCATATCCATTGCACTAGACCATGATGACGGCCGCCCTCTATCTGTACCTATACCTGACGACAGCGACATCGAGAAAACTCTAGAGCGTTCAGGCTTGTATATCTCCATTTCAGATACCGCATTAGTGGTAACGATACCCAGAGGCTTGTCAGCATTGTCACCATTAAACCTCATGGTTTTGACCGACTCTAATCGATGCCCAACCACCTCAACTCCTGATGAGCTTAACCTTTCGGTCATATCTCCCCAAATAGCTAAGCCAGCCATTCCTGTTCCATGACCTAAAGCATCAGTAGGGTCGCTGTCTTCTGTTATAGTTCTCTGGTCAGATGGCGTTGAAAAAGGAGCAAGCAATGGGTGCTGAACATTAACACCTGAATCTATAATACAAACATAAGGTGACTCATCGGAAGTGTTAGAGTTAAGACGCTGTAGCAGTTCTTCTGTCCACCCCTCCTGCTCCTCATTCGGCATTGCAGCAAAAAATTCAGCGGTAACTTTCGGGAACCGTATCTCAGCCACTCGAAACAATAAAGCGGCGTTTTCTTCTAATTTTCTCTGGTTTGTATACAACTGAATGACAGTATGTTCGGGGAATCGAAGCTTGTGCTCTGAGACAACCATTTCAGCCATACTTGCCAAGTGTGTAAAGTCAGCCAAGATTTCTTGGTAGTGATTGTGTGTTTGGCGAGACTTTCTAGGTGTAGCCAACCAAACTTCCCACCATACATTCTCATCCTTATCTTCAGGCAACAATGTTTCGTCATCAGCCCAAATGGCAGAGAAAGTGGCACGCTTAATATTTTTTATTGAGTCAATGAGTTTCTGGTGATCACCAGCCCTTCCACCAGATAGCACCCTACGTTCCTCGTACTCATTGAGCTTCTTCTGGTAAAAACTCAGTTTTCCTTCAGGAACATACGCAGTGGCAATTGTGGTTTTGTGGCCTTCTTCCAGTTCTACTGTCTTGACGTTATGCAACACAATACCCTGAGGGTCATTCGCCAAACTCTCTACTGCCATCGCCACATCAGGAAAACTTTCAAACTCAACCTGAATACCAACCCCCATACTCAACTCATTAGAAGATACAGATTGTTTCAACTCGGAAAATTCGCTCGCAACAGATTGAATATTTTGGCGTAGGTGAGCGCTATGAATGGCTCTGTCTTTAGCAGGAATGGTTACTGGCCCACCACCACCTCGATTTGGTGAGGTAAACTCATGAGAACTAGCTGAAGAATTAAAAAAGAAGTGGGGTTTATCAAATTCGTTGCGAGCCATTCAGGTTCCTTCTTACTCCATAAAGTGCTGGCTAATACTCTTTCTGTCTTCAATTGCCTGTTGAAGCATTGTGATGGTAATTGAGTTGTGGTCATGAATAAGCATTTCTTTAATTGCATCATTTGCAGCTAATGTAATTTCAGCATTACTTAACCCGTCAGCAATTGCTGGAAGCTTCCTCCAAGAGAAATTCTTAGCGACATAAGAATGCAAACGCGTTCTGAAAAGCTTGATAATTTCCTCTTCTGATGGAAGTTGATATTTAATGACATCATCAAAACGGCGGAAAAGAGCGTGGTCTAGTGCTTCAATATGGTTCGTAGCACAAACGATGACACTATTAGAGTCATCTTGTTCAATCATCTGCAAAAAGCTATTAAGAATACGCCTAGCTTCCCCTACGTCATTACTTGAGCCACGATGAGAG
This sequence is a window from Vibrio coralliilyticus. Protein-coding genes within it:
- a CDS encoding S8 family peptidase, with amino-acid sequence MARNEFDKPHFFFNSSASSHEFTSPNRGGGGPVTIPAKDRAIHSAHLRQNIQSVASEFSELKQSVSSNELSMGVGIQVEFESFPDVAMAVESLANDPQGIVLHNVKTVELEEGHKTTIATAYVPEGKLSFYQKKLNEYEERRVLSGGRAGDHQKLIDSIKNIKRATFSAIWADDETLLPEDKDENVWWEVWLATPRKSRQTHNHYQEILADFTHLASMAEMVVSEHKLRFPEHTVIQLYTNQRKLEENAALLFRVAEIRFPKVTAEFFAAMPNEEQEGWTEELLQRLNSNTSDESPYVCIIDSGVNVQHPLLAPFSTPSDQRTITEDSDPTDALGHGTGMAGLAIWGDMTERLSSSGVEVVGHRLESVKTMRFNGDNADKPLGIVTTNAVSEMEIYKPERSRVFSMSLSSGIGTDRGRPSSWSSAMDMLAVDFSGEGLTPRLFTVCAGNAQLDANVDYPNANYLSNVHDPAQAWNVLTVGAFTEKDRLSFSADLVPLAPKGGLSPYSTTSLGWDKSNAPFKPEVVFEGGNLAKAEDGFCGDEPDLHLLTTNSDFSQRQFATTHATSAATALAARFSAQIKAQYSDIWPETVRALTVHSADWTDAMYALISARRGGTIRKADMVKLVRKVGYGVPNLEKALSSADNSLSMVIQDELQPFIKPRSKDTRTKDMHLHNLPWPQEELLKIGEADVELTVTLSYFVEPNPSSRNVLDKYNYASHQLRFDVKHHGESDAQFMRRVNAQAEGDRPDAIEDSNWLIGKQQRHKGSIHKDVWRGSAADLAARGKIAIYPAKGWWKTRKAHERYDSKARYALVVSLSVPEVEVDLYSEVQSIIEAEVATPALVEVSH